The sequence AAGGTGGAATTTACGGTGTTGTCCCAGCCGAGGAAATCGAAACCTGGAGTTATTGGAATATTGCCAGATCCTGCACTAGACACTTGACATAAACCATTTTGAGAATGAGTGAGAAGCGTTATTATAAATATCGCAAGAATATACTTACGATATTTCGCATTAAATTTTAATGAACTTTGCATTGTATATAGATTTAGGGGTTACGTAATGGATATAATAAATGCCATAGGGTAAGGTTGAAATATCAATAATTATTCGAGGAGAATCTATACTATTTTCAATTGTCCTCATTAACTGTCCGTCACTAGTATAGATATAAATCTTGGAGTCTTTTTTATAGCTAGGATTTGTGATAATTATTTGGTCGGAAGTGGGGTTAGGATAAACATTTATGTTGTAGTATTTTTCAGTAGAAAATCCATTAACGGAATTGTGAATGACCGAAATATTATCTACCACATAATATCCTGCACTATTACCAGATTCCAGCGTATCTATGTTTTCATCTGCATAAAAATTTCCAAGATGAAAATAAGAGTACGTTGAATCTGCAGTAAATTCAGATACGACATGTGTCCAAGTATTTGAAGAAGTAATGACAGTATCGATAAAAAAATGACTGAAATTTGTGGGAAACTCAGAGGTGTAGTAGAAAGGATGTGTAGAAAAAGTGTATCCAAAATGACTGGTGAATATTGAATTAACTTCGTTAAAAACATCAGAAATATAAAACTCAATAGTATAAGTTTCTCCGAGTATTAAAGGTTCTATTAGTTCAACACCTATTATTTCTCTGTATTCAGGAATGTTTGATAAGAATGTTGCGACTCCGGTATAGGCTTCTCCTTCGAGCAGAGTTTGGTTC comes from Cryomorphaceae bacterium 1068 and encodes:
- a CDS encoding T9SS type A sorting domain-containing protein — translated: AIMKDSLRFKQWILVFSMVMVIAITSAQNLIPNGGFEEGITCPSFVGNVTEECANWYGSLISDGDEEDPTPDWFHTCSEFETLTPPNIGFGNQTLLEGEAYTGVATFLSNIPEYREIIGVELIEPLILGETYTIEFYISDVFNEVNSIFTSHFGYTFSTHPFYYTSEFPTNFSHFFIDTVITSSNTWTHVVSEFTADSTYSYFHLGNFYADENIDTLESGNSAGYYVVDNISVIHNSVNGFSTEKYYNINVYPNPTSDQIIITNPSYKKDSKIYIYTSDGQLMRTIENSIDSPRIIIDISTLPYGIYYIHYVTPKSIYNAKFIKI